A genomic window from Salvia hispanica cultivar TCC Black 2014 chromosome 5, UniMelb_Shisp_WGS_1.0, whole genome shotgun sequence includes:
- the LOC125189600 gene encoding probable serine/threonine-protein kinase PBL7 yields MTTNRQRTLIIHDASKQLSISLRSMVVQLSLSYGSIIKLLVITEAFTEKHRFQAKRCGLVLKSKTHSSATINKHKADIKEEIYKTLVRYSTSLEFKEMLVAADMLQVEFGITVEAGMLKEVAVEYAKSYQATHVVLGRNTRPWYRQKMNFTYAELQIATNGFCSQNLMSDHGSKTYLGLLNDQRKILIRETPSVTMGEEDYQREVRMLEGVRHSNVALLIGSCSEGPNRFLVYEYICNGSLNTHLSDGNKKMTWEIRINIAYGAAKGLAYLHEEGIYGSMRPSNILVTHDFQPMLSYYGFMNEYETLGERSAMKTYEHLAPEYDETGKEVSKADVFAFGMVLLELITGRKTIEDTDGQSYLRWARPLLRQKKYTELTDPTLKDSPDVYQLYWLVRMADKCLSLDPNSRYSINKVVKALSDVINRCGVEEFSPTESEL; encoded by the exons ATGACTACGAACAGGCAAAGGACGCTGATCATCCATGATGCTTCGAAACAGCTCAGTATTTCTCTTAGGAGCATGGTGGTTCAGTTATCGCTCAGCTATGGTAGCATCATCAAGCTTCTTGTGATCACTGAAGCTTTTACAGAGAAACATAGATTTCAAGCTAAGAGATGTGGCCTCGTGCTAA AATCCAAGACGCATTCAAGTGCAACGATTAACAAACACAAGGCAGATATCAAAGAAGAAATTTACAAGACACTTGTCAGATACTCAACCTCACTGGAGTTTAAAGAGATGTTGGTTGCTGCAGATATGTTACAG GTTGAATTTGGGATCACGGTAGAAGCCGGCATGCTGAAAGAAGTAGCAGTCGAATACGCTAAAAGTTACCAGGCCACGCATGTAGTTCTTGGAAG AAACACAAGGCCATGGTATAGACAGAAGATGAACTTCACTTATGCTGAGCTGCAGATTGCAACAAATGGCTTCTGCTCTCAGAACTTGATGTCGGATCATGGAAGCAAAACCTATCTCGGATTGTTGAACGATCAGAGGAAAATTCTGATCAGGGAGACCCCTTCAGTAACAATGGGAGAGGAAGATTATCAGAGAGAGGTTCGGATGCTGGAGGGAGTTAGGCATTCGAATGTGGCGTTGCTCATAGGGTCGTGCTCAGAGGGACCAAACAGATTCCTCGTGTATGAGTACATCTGCAACGGTTCTCTCAACACACATCTATCTG ATGGAAACAAGAAGATGACATGGGAAATACGAATAAACATAGCATACGGTGCAGCTAAAGGGTTGGCATACTTGCACGAAGAAGGAATCTATGGAAGCATGAGGCCAAGCAACATCCTTGTAACACATGATTTTCAACCGATG CTGTCGTACTACGGATTTATGAATGAATACGAGACGTTAGGAGAGCGGTCAGCCATGAAGACTTATGAACACTTGGCACCAGAGTACGATGAAACTGGGAAAGAAGTGAGTAAAGCTGATGTGTTTGCGTTTGGCATGGTGCTTCTCGAGCTGATCACAGGGAGAAAGACGATAGAAGACACCGATGGCCAAAGCTACTTGAGATGG GCGAGGCCGCTGCTAAGGCAAAAGAAATACACAGAACTAACAGATCCAACGCTGAAAGATAGCCCCGATGTTTACCAGCTCTACTGGTTGGTTCGCATGGCTGATAAATGCCTCAGCTTGGATCCCAATAGTAGATACTCAATCAACAAG GTTGTGAAAGCATTGTCGGACGTTATAAATCGCTGTGGTGTTGAAGAATTCTCTCCTACTGAATCTGAATTGTGA